Part of the Primulina huaijiensis isolate GDHJ02 chromosome 15, ASM1229523v2, whole genome shotgun sequence genome is shown below.
TTGATTGGTCATCTGCAACTGTCGAATCTATTACTTTGTTTACATTCACAATCGAATGATATTTAGGTGTCAAAGAGCTTGGCAGAGTTGAAAGAGGAATATGAGAAACAAAATGTGAAGCTATCAGATCGTATTAAGCAGAAACTGCAGTCATCTTAAATACTTTCCTTTGCACCCTGCTTCAATTGAGCAGAGCAAATATGTGAATATTCTTTTATCGTTGTATATTTACTTGCCTTATTCGGTCCGTTTGTGACTATGTATATGATAGATGTTTTTCCCATTCAGCCAAATGGGAGTTTTCAGagaaagaaatcaagaattcGATCTCTTTGGCAACAAGTCAAAGAATACGGGGTGAAGCTTGAATTATCGTTGAAACGTGAAAGTAATCAGTTAGAGTCACTTGATTGTGGGTTGATCCGATCctaccctttttttttttttgtttttttgttttcacgTGAGGCTATGTAGTGGACAACGTGAAAAATAAGATGTGACCGATTGCATGTCACAATGTCTTATGAGGATCACAATCTTGATTGTCCGATTGCGCCAACAAGTCAGAATAAATTCAAGGTCATATTATGGTTGTAAAGtattatttgttcatttttgTTGGTTTAACATTGAAGGATCTACAACTAACTGTCTTGTATAGTATGGAACCAGGCTGCCCAATAAGTTATATGATTCGATCCAAAAACTCACATGACTCGTCTCTTATGATTTTGAACACATTGTCAACGTTATTATGTCCAAAAACTCCGATAACCAAACCATTGCATGTTTCAATATAATCACATAAATCCCTTTTACTTTGACTGCAAAGAAGCAAAACTCATTTCTTCCAACAATGATGAATAGCTAAAAACTTACTAGTATCGCATCAGTCAACCCCCTTCAAGAACAAGAATACTGGGAGATATGGAACAACAATACCgacaaaagataaaaaaaaaaaagaaaaaaaaagtgaaatatgatatgatagaATCTCCTCTCACCCATACATAGCCATACACTGTTTTTCCTTCTTCTAGACAGCTATTTCTTGACCATATCATGCATTGCGAGAATTCCGGCACAAAATGAGATCCTTTCAAAAAATTCATGGAGGCCAAAGCAAGTGAATCTTTAGTGGTCCTCAATATTTACTTCGGCTCTCCGACCTAATAGTGTGGTTGTCTCTTCTTTTTATCGCTGCATATTTTTCTCCGGCTGAGAATCAATTTCTACGCCACTTTCTCTAGTTCTTCGATGCCTTCGATCCTATAGCATTTATGTTATCATAAGAATCAAAACCCATGAAATCTTTACTAAAAGACACTTTGGAACACTGACCTCTCTTGGTATAGGATATTCCTCTGATTCGAGCATTCGGACAACCTGGCTCATCCTAGGTCTCTTGTCAGAATCTGGATCTACACATCTCAAAGCAGTCAAGAGTGCCCTTTTGAGGGCTCGAGTTGGTGGCCTCATGTCAACTTTTGAATCTACCACTTCCTCTGAGCGCCTACTTCCAACCATCATTTTCAACCAGTCGACCATATTAACCTGTGAATATCCACAGTTTCTCACACTCGCAGTTACATCGGATGCGTGAGACAAAACAAAACTAGACTGCAGCAATAAGAGTTGTTGAAGAGTAAATACTTGAGTATCCAAGGGGAGTCGAGTCAAAAACATTGGTTAACATGTAAAAGGGGGAATCGTTTGGTTCACATGTTTAGAGGATCATACTTGATTTTGTCAAGATTCTAATAACTCGATGATTAGagaacaaaaatatgaaaatatatattctgCTCTTTTATTTCTAACTCCATAAGTAGTACCTCTGGAGCAGGACGTCCATAGTCTATGGGATCCTTTCCAGTTATCGCTTCTAATAGTACAACGCCAAAGCTATAAACATCACTCTTTTCATTTAGAAGTCCAGTGTTGGCATATTCAGGAGCCACATATCTGAATGGTAATAGACAAGTTGATGAATGAGGACGCTTCTTACATCAATCTCCATTTTAAGTACAATCTATAAGTATTTAAGCTGATATCaccaagaaaatggaaaaagaacTAACCCAAAGGTACCCATGACTCGAGTTGTGATGTGACTTTTACCATCACCAAGTAGTTTAGCCAGACCAAAATCAGATACCTTGGCATTAAAGCCTTCATCAATTAGTATATTGCTTGACTTTATATCTCGATGAACAACTTTTGGCTCAATTGCTTCATGCAAGTATGCAAGACTGCAGCATATGTATCATGTGCCATGAGACCtaatatatgattgaaaagGAAAAGACTGAAAGATCCAAATAAAGTAATATAGCTTGGCCAACTTACGCTTTAGCTGTGCCGAGGAGAATCTTCATCCTCGCCTCCCAAGTAAGAAATCCATGGTGACACATAGCTCCATGAAGCCATTGCTCTAAATTGCCGTTGTTTACATACTCGTAAACTAGCATCCTTGAAGATAagattaagtttaaaatttcaaaGTAGAAAGGAACTATTCTATTGGCTATGTAATCCAAATTACACCCACACAAACTTAACAAGATTATATACCACTGAGTGATACCTATGAGTTCCTTCAATACAGTATCCCAAAAGTCGAACCAAGTTTTTGTGACGCACATTACCAATAGCCTCAACCTCTACTCTAAATTCTTTTTCTGCTTGACCCCTGCGCatgaaaaacataaacatattaacgTTCACAGTTACTGTACTCAAACGCCATGTTTAGATCACTGCACGAGATAGACAGCCACACAAGACAACCGGACTGGAAATTGTTCTGCAAAACTGCCCACTAAATATATCTTAATTTAGAATAGAGTCAATTTTAACTCACAGATTATTCAGGAGCTTTTTGACAGCCACCGGAATGCCGTTTATAAGCTGTCCTCTGTATACTACTCCATATCCACCCTCTCCAATAACGTTTTCCTTTGAAAATTTGTTTGTTGCAAGTTCCAGATCTCGTAAAGTAAACCAATGCCCCCAACCCAAATGAGAAAACTCAGGGAGACCACTTAAAGGTGAAGGAGCAGTAATTGGATTTGATGAAGAAGGTTTGAATGTCCCCGAATTCCCTTCTTCTCCCGACTCGGATCCACGATAATCTCTATCCATGTTATGGAATGAATCAGATTGACTGCTGTTATCTACATTTTTCACTTTTGGCATCCCTGAGTGGACGAaaaccgattcagattctttaTTGGTTGACTTGTTATGAATGGTGAGAAGAATCCCATCACGTGGAACAAATGCATCAGCCGACACTTGTTCTACTTGCACTTCTTTAATTTCTTTCGAAACGGTAGGTATTTGGCTTAGAGGGAGGTTGTCTTGAGCTCTTCTTGATTTCTTTCTTTTGGTAAGATAAAGCGTCAACACTAGGAGGATAACCACAATAAATACACCGACTATAATTCCGATAATTTGCCACACCTTGAGACCGAAAAGGCTAGAGTTCTTGGAGAGTTCTGCATTAAGACCGGAAGTCATCCTGTAGGATGTCAAACATACCAGTAGAGTTAGCACAAGAAACACGAAAAATTGACAAATCTTGTACAAAATTTGCATATTTGAATATTGTGAAATCTGAATGATCTCCCATTCCTTTCACAATCCATGACTCCTTTAAACAACAGAGAACGAAAAACCAATTTTAATTTGCCAAGTACATCCCGTAAAAACATAAAAGTTCGCGAGTTTCTTGTGAAGATAACAAAATGCTCATAAGATCCAAGAAAATATATACCATCATTCACTCATGATTGTCACGGAAAAATATGATAACATAATAATTCACGACACTTGAATATACACAGGTAAAGTatctttaaaaaatgaaaataataactaAAAAGTGCACATTTCAAGATGTTACCTTTCTTGGAACTGTATGCGCAATAGAAGCCTTCAAAGCCAGGATCTTGAAAACTTCATCACCATAACATTGCCTCGgacttgaaaaagaaaaaaaaagcctTTAGAAAGAGATTCAACTCTAGGTAAGCCCAAGAATCCACTCCCAACAAATATGCCCACATTTCACAAACTCCCAAAAATCTAAACTTTGCCAAGAATTGAAACGCCTCTCAAATGGCAAATCCAAGAAAAAACAGAAGCTTGGAGAATGCTAAATGGTGACGATAATGATCAATGTGCCATTAATGGATTCATAATTGCTGTTAGTGGTGGTTTCCTGTAAGGAGCATggatataaattattttgtgtgtgtgtgtgtgtttatatacATATAACAATGGGAAATCAAGATTGGAATCATCAGTGGTGGGTCATGAGAAATGTCATCAAAattatatcatcatatcataaaaattaaagacAGCAGTCAAATCCAAGCTTCTATCCTTCCCACTTTTGGTcacacatgattttatttttaaaatataaatgtaagtaaacaaataaatataattacataattaatttGGATCGGTTTCATTTCTTAGAGtgacaataaaatattaactgAGGTCAAACATGGGTAAAGGGCAAATCACAGTTTCAGTGAGAGATGCTGACTGCATTTTTGTCACACATAACCGGACTTTAACTGTGCGGAAAGGGATTGTTAACAGACATATATTATTCttaaacatgattaaaaaaataattaaatttcatatttttgttcAGGCCCACCAAAATCGATTCCTTCCCAACTTTCTTGGCTTGTATAAATGGAGATGGCTATTTATTTCATTGAGTACATGGTCAGCATTATTATAAGATTCACGATATTCATACTCCAATTGTTAATGGATAGGCCTCTAAAATTCAACACcgtataataaatatatttcaactagtaaaaaataaaagacagaCTTCAAAAGGTTTGAGGCCCGCCAGCTGTGATTGTGGATTTAGTATTGAGCCGGCCTACAGCAGCAAACTCACACATGTTATTCCATTGCAAGCTCACTCCAGTTGGGTTGTAGGCCATCTTACACTACAATTATGCAACAACGTCAAAAAAGATTAGCAGGACGAGTACGAGCAGGTCGACTCAAAATTTTGGTTGGTCGGAAAATTAACAACTTAAGAGGTCTATTTTATACGACGCAACGGGGTCGGCTCTCGGACTTAGAAAAAAGTTGTCTTCTATAATATATAGGACAAGCAGACAACTATTGTTTGTCCAGATGGGCTTCTGGATTTAGATTAGACATATTGTTTTTATGAAGAATAATCTGAGTTtattaattcattttattttttaaaatatattgttgATGACAACCATATAATTGAATAATTCGTACTATGTAAATACATATGACATGCATGTCTACGTATGCAAAtttgtcgatttttttttagtCTGAATTCTTTTGAATGCAATTCTATTTTTTAAGATTAAACTATTTATGAGGTCATATTAAGTGACCCTGTTGAATTATTTTGTCACTAAAATATTATCCAATATTATCTCTATAACATAATTTACTGTACTTCTTTATTTGCACTTGATCATTTTGAAGCCGATTAGTTTAATGATCATTTGAGATTGAGCACGGAAACTTGTGAGGGTGAAGAATTCTAAAAGCTTGGCTTATTTACATTCAAAGATGCAATTAATTCTCTTGGAAACATTATATAATGTCAATATTGTATGtgtttgtatttattttacctctaaattattttaatttatataaaaaatttattttgtaatatttctatattatatttaagctcaaaataaaatattaatcacaacataaaaatataatattaatatattatacaaataattattaatgattGCTTGCTTCCTTCACTATTGGCCTTCTCATTTTtataaattgatttatttaataaatctattaatactaataaacccattatatataattatatgttttacaattaattttttttttatgaaatatgtgtttatataaattttgagagaattcgaAATGAGTCTTTCTAAAATATCCTTTTGACCAATTGATTTTATGTACGTTTTCTtggaacaataatttaaaaataaaaaatatttttcaattctttcatatctctcatatttttaatcctatcatatttttaaaatgaaacaataaatattttttcaatcctctcatatttttaaaacgaaacaataaatattttttcaatcatctctaatttttcaatcactcaaccaaataatacaaaatatttaataattaacatatattataaatatttatattttaaatttttcatttgaattaaattaaatattaaaaattaactattttatttaaagattgGGTTTTGGATTCTTTTTCCTACGCCCGACTTGTCGAGTGTCTATGCCAGAGGGAAAAAAACTCGAGAGGATGCTCAAGTGTTTTCATATGTGTCTAGTAATGGTTGTGCTCTTCAATCCACCTCATTCAATATGTTGATTGAAAAAATATGCGTACACGGAAAGGTTCACATAGCAATAATGCTATTATAATTGGCTCATGTCACTGCATGTACGGCCTCGTCTGTTGCCACTTACAATATATTCTGCGTGGTTTATCTAAGTCGCATCAGAAACATTATCTGCTGGTGATATTTTCACACTTGATTGTAGTTGGCTGCACCTTTAATTTGGTAAGAAAACTTATTGCAATTTGATTCAGAGCATATGGCTACTCTAAACCGAATAGGAGATTGCATTACTATTTTCAACTTAATGCTCCTGGAGGACTTGTTGCTAGATTCAGAAACATTCGCTTGCTTATTGTGTTATTTAGCAAGCCATTTGCAAATACATTCAATCTATCCTTCAATTAATAAGGTCTTCTCCAAGGGGGGTGTTCTTGATTCTGCAACGTATGATACGCTGGTCGATGGCCTGTGGAGAGAGGGATGGAGACGTGAGGCGGGACACATGGTGGACTTAATGTTGGAAAAGGGTTGCGTCTCAAATGCCTCTGCTCACGCATTGTTAATGGGAGGTTCTTTTGGAAGAAAAGAGATAGTAGTTAAAGATAATGTGAGTATCATACTTTAAGAGGGCTTGAGAAAACGTGATAAATTACGCGCATAATTCCTTTCGGTCTGACATGGGGATGTTATTAGAATCCCAGAGTAATTCCTGTTCACGAAATGGTACTCAACTTGATCTGATCCGGGCTGGTTAAATCGAACCATTTTGCTTTAGCTCGAGCGACGACTGAACTAGGAGTTGTCTGCATATTTTGCTTCGATTACGTTTTGTGTGGTGCAAGCATTTCAAGAAGATAAGACTGCATTTTCGTTGAACCTTCGTGGCATTCTACGCAGTAGGTGAACATGCTTTGGTATTCTCCGCTCATAAACAACAAATTCTGTAACAGAACCTACCGACtgtgtttgaaaataataatgtttttgcttttttttttttttatcatagaAATTTTTACTTCTCAAGAAATTAGTAAAGTCaaaaaaggtttttttttataaaagttcaTAGAaagtgttaatttttttttaaaaataaaatggtaAACTCATTTTTTCGAAcgattaaaaattacattaggAACAACACCAGTTTTATTGGTTTctacattaaataaatatcaGTTACgatatatttgataattaaaacacatattaataaataattagtaaGAGAAAAGGGACAGCCGTGGCTCGGATTTAGGAAAATGCCATTGGTTGAACAAGAATTCCTTTTTCTATCATTGGTAATTTAATAAACAAATTTAGACAGTAAACCCCAAATATGTGTTCCATTGTGCctatcaaaatttgaaattcgcAAGTTGGGTCGACAAAAATGATAGCTTATTCCAAGTGCTAAAGGTCATACAAAGTCTATAACAAGCCAAGACGCTTCTTTCACTCGATGTGAAAATGATTCCATCCTTTTTCGAAAAACATAGGAAAAAATTCGATCCCCCGGATTCTCCATATAAATCAATGTACATATCAACAAAATTGAAAAACTAAAACTACCATTTACGGGCCTTTGTGATGACAGCAGATACGGTTCCAGTAGCTTCAGTCCCCAAAACCATAAGAATATTTCATCAGTAGTAGCACTTGAGGCCGGAGAGCTTCATATCATTCTTTATAAAAACAAGAGGATTGATtacacatttaaaatactagCCCATTGAAGGAGATATACCCATTTGGTAGCATGAGTTCAGAAACAAAGTTAAGACgtgaaatataaaaaacaaaGCCCAGTACACAATCAGTATTGCAAGTTCTTGAAAATCTGTACATGTAAAAAAGGATAAGCCTCACCAg
Proteins encoded:
- the LOC140958768 gene encoding probable receptor-like protein kinase At2g42960, coding for MTSGLNAELSKNSSLFGLKVWQIIGIIVGVFIVVILLVLTLYLTKRKKSRRAQDNLPLSQIPTVSKEIKEVQVEQVSADAFVPRDGILLTIHNKSTNKESESVFVHSGMPKVKNVDNSSQSDSFHNMDRDYRGSESGEEGNSGTFKPSSSNPITAPSPLSGLPEFSHLGWGHWFTLRDLELATNKFSKENVIGEGGYGVVYRGQLINGIPVAVKKLLNNLGQAEKEFRVEVEAIGNVRHKNLVRLLGYCIEGTHRMLVYEYVNNGNLEQWLHGAMCHHGFLTWEARMKILLGTAKALAYLHEAIEPKVVHRDIKSSNILIDEGFNAKVSDFGLAKLLGDGKSHITTRVMGTFGYVAPEYANTGLLNEKSDVYSFGVVLLEAITGKDPIDYGRPAPEVNMVDWLKMMVGSRRSEEVVDSKVDMRPPTRALKRALLTALRCVDPDSDKRPRMSQVVRMLESEEYPIPREDRRHRRTRESGVEIDSQPEKNMQR